Proteins found in one Zea mays cultivar B73 chromosome 1, Zm-B73-REFERENCE-NAM-5.0, whole genome shotgun sequence genomic segment:
- the LOC606421 gene encoding adenosine 5'-phosphosulfate reductase-like 5 precursor has product MRARDLLGFPPAGAAMSSAAALLLLPLLTVAGQGPVCQRPPVAAVILQQASTCRAVDAPGLRGHRAGFVEGDDGALQKAVALVLQNREDFVAILFYASWCPFSKIFRTDFQKLSSFFPTIAHFSFEESNIKPRVLSRYGVRAFPTIFLLNSTVRVRYHGSRAMNSVAMFYKDVTGLNPVSLDATCLERMEDSVTIVDHGKKAEKDDSLLSWARSPDRLLHQDTCLALASSFVLLRLLHFLLPKLNACMKQAWRMRLYELNRLFPSLS; this is encoded by the exons ATGCGGGCTCGCGATCTGCTAGGGTTTCCTCCGGCGGGCGCGGCCATGTCGTCGGCGGcggcgctcctcctcctccccctcctcaccGTTGCTGGCCAGGGGCCGGTCTGCCAGAGGCCGCCCGTCGCCGCCGTCATCCTGCAGCAGGCGTCCACCTGTCGAGCGGTGGACGCCCCAGGGCTCCGGGGTCACCGCGCCGGCTTCGTGGAG GGGGATGATGGGGCCCTGCAAAAGGCAGTAGCACTTGTGCTGCAGAACAGGGAGGATTTTGTCGCTATTCTTTTTTATGCTTCGTGGTGCCCTTTTTCTAAAATTTTCAGGACAGATTTTCAAAAACTGTCATCCTTTTTCCCAACAATTGCTCATTTTTCTTTTGAAGAATCTAATATCAAACCAAG AGTATTGTCAAGGTATGGAGTTCGTGCATTCCCGACGATTTTCCTTCTGAACTCTACAGTGCGTGTGCGTTATCATGGATCTCGGGCCATGAATTCCGTTGCTATGTTCTATAAAGATGTTACAG GCCTGAATCCTGTGTCATTGGACGCTACATGCCTGGAGAGAATGGAGGATTCAGTTACTATAGTTGATCATGGCAAAAAGGCTGAAAAGGATGATTCTCTGTTATCGTGGGCAAGGTCACCAGACCGATTACTTCATCAAGATACATGTCTTGCATTGGCTAGCTCCTTTGTCCTCTTGAGGTTGCTTCATTTCCTTCTTCCTAAGCTTAATGCATGTATGAAGCAAGCCTGGAGGATGCGACTGTATGAATTGAATAGGTTGTTTCCTAGCTTGTCTTGA